From Scytonema millei VB511283:
CTGACTTGCCATCTGGTTGATGTTGGTTCCCAAGACTGCCAGTTCATCTTCTCCCGCTACTGTCAAACGAGTATCTAGCTCGCCTTGACCCAATTTCTCCACTGCATCCGCCGCGTCTAAAATGGGACGAGTGGCGCGGTTAACTAAGTAAGCAGCGATCGCGCTGACTAAAAATGCCGCGATCGCCGTACCAACACCGAAGTTTAATAATAATCCTCGTTGGGCAGCAAATGCTGTAGCTGAATCTCTTGCAATTGCGGAACTCCAACCTAAATTTGGTATTCCCTCTACTTTTGGAAAAGGAGCATACGTCAAGATGTGTTCTTCTTGATGATTGGTATGAATATCAGTTGTTGCTCCGCTCGCAGGCTTTGCTTGCATTTGCTGCAATTTAGGAAAGATCGATTTAGCCTCTTTGCCTAAATTCATGGCATCTTGAGAACCCAAAACTTTGCCGTTAGCATCAATTACTAAATATTCTTGTTCGCTGGCACCATATTTTTCTAGCAACTTGCTCACTGCTTCGACTGGAATTTGGGCGCGAACGACACCAATGATTTGGTTAGTCAGAGAATTTCTGACTGGTGCAGCAACACCAATACCTAATTTTCCGGTAGATTTCGAGATTGTTGGTTGATTAATGAAAGGGCGACCAGTTTTCAACGCTTGCTGAAAGTATTCTGCATTTTTGTGATTGGCTATTGGTTTACCTGTAGACTGCAAGATAGTGTCGCCATTGAGATCGAACATAGCAATGCTGCTATATACCCCGTAGGCATTGACATATCGATCTAGTAAGCTCTGCTTTTCCTGCGGCGTTGTGACTGCTACTACTTTAGGATTGGCTAGGATTGGTAAATTTGCTAGTACTTGAATATCGCCATACCGCTCAACCATGAAATTTGATAGCTCTTTACTTAGAGCTTCATTTTGCAATAGTTGACTTTCCGTAACATCTTTATATAGTTGTCGATCGGTCAAGAAATAATCAGTTGCCCCAATTACCACCACAGGAATCGTACTCAGGGCAACTGCTATAGCTGTGGCTTTGACCCTTAAACTAAGTCCTTGTTTGCGAGGTTGGTTCGGTTGCTGGCTCGGTTGTGGTTCGCTATTGTTTTGATTAAAATTTGGCTGTTTTTCAATGTCAGATATTGGCTGCTCGTTAAATGCCGTATCGTCATGAAAAGGCTCGTTGTAATTACCCTTATGAGTATTTTTAGCTTGGTTGGGTTGGGAAGGAGAATTCATAGTTTAAGTCGTTAACTTAGAAATCAGGGGCGAGACGGAAACTTTCACCTGCAAGTTTGGTAATGATGCCAGATGAAATTAGCTCAAGCATTTCAACTAACCTCCGTTTTTGACTGAGGCATTCCAGCGATGATGGAGTCGCCATCTAACACCACCAAGATTTCGCCATTCGGCTTGGGAAAATAACCACGCAAATACGGCACTAACTCAGGGGTGACAGCAGACGCGGGAGGGGATTGAATGTTATCGGGGTTGCACCATTCCATGTCTTCCACCTGATTGACCAATAGTCCCAGCACTTTTTTACCTGTTTTACGATCGCTTTGTTTTTCGGCAACCTGCTGGGCGTTGTGAATCACCACTGCTGTGTAACTAGAGCGACTAGTTCCTTGTTGGTATAAGGGAGCCTGTCCGATCTTGTGACCCAGATCGACGATCCACAGAATCTCGCCTCGCCAGTTATAAACACCCATAACCCAAGCGGGTAAATGGGGAATAGGTACGATTTGAGCAGTGGGTACGGTCAGTACTTCTGCGATTTGGGATAGTGGCAATATGGCAGTCGTATCTGGTGGTAAATGCAATCGCAAAAACTGCTGTTTTGAGCCAGCAGCTTCTTCTGCATTTGGATTTCCTGCTACTACACCCCTGGTTGTAAATTCCGATATCATGACCGCTCTCCTAGCAGTTCTTGGCTAGCAAATGTGCCAAACAATCGTTAGATTAATTCCAATCATTTCAACAGTTGCTTGACAGTTTGCAGTAGTTTTTCTTGATCGATAGGTTTGGTAATATAGGCATCTGCGCCTTGTTTCATGCCCCAGAACTTATCCATTTCGCTACCTTTGGTGGAACACATGACAACAGGAATCATGCTCGTTCCTGCTTCTGATTTGAGATCGCGACAAAGTTCAAAACCGCTCCGACCTGGTAGCACGACATCCAAAATAATTACATCTGGTTTTTGACTGCTAATTTTTACTAAAGCATCTTCGCTACTAGTAGCTGTTTGAACGCTTAAACCACCGCGTTGTAAGCAACTAGTGATGACTTGCATTTCTGTCATTGAGTCATCGACAACTAAAACTGTACTCATGGCTTCAACCTCTAGAACAAATGAAAATAAACTAGTATTTGGATCGATTACAAGCGATCGGATTTAAGGCATTGCAAACGAGAACAGCTACTTCATAATGAGTCATATTAAAGATCTTCTACTAAAGAATTACTGTTAAGATGTTTAGACGTTACCGATAACACTGTTTCTGCATCTACTGGCTTACTCAAAAAATCTGAAGCCCCGACAATTTTGGCACGAACTCGATCGATAATGCCATCATTTCCAGTGAGGATAATAATGGGAGTGATACGGAAAGCCGAAACTTTACGTAACTGGCTGCAAATTTCATATCCATTGGTATTTGGCATAACTAAATCTAAAAAAATTAAGTCTGGTTTGCGGCTCAACAAACCAGCGATCGCGCGCAGAGAATCTTGGACGGCAAAAAATCTGTAGCCGCTTGCTGTCAAGATTTGTTCCATACTTTGACAAACTAACGGGCTATCATCTACGCAAGCAATCAGTGGTCCTTTGCCAGAAGGTGTGGATGGCGGCGGTGTGGCTGGCGCTGCTGGAGCGACTGGCGACGCTAAATCGGGAATATCAATCAGTTCAACTAAACCGGCTTGAATGTAAGGTAGTAAAGAACAAATGACATCCTTAACATCCCGATTCATGACTACTGCTAAATCTCGCAATGTCCGCTGTCCGTCCAGCAGTTTAGTTAAATTTTGATAAACAGCAGGCGATACTTGTTCCTGAAGCTGTTCTGGTTGGTTAATAACTGCGGCTTTGTTTGGCGAGCGATCGGCAACTTTTGCTTTTTGCCAGAGTTGCCAAATTTGTTGGACTTCTGATAGTATTTGCCCTGGATCGAGTAATGCTAATTGTGGTAGTGCAATGTTATCTGTCTTGCTCTGATATGTGACGTGCGTAGCTTGAGTAATATCAAACATGACTTCAGAGACAATCGCCGCGATCGTTTTTCCCGCTTGCTCTCTAGTAATTTGCTGTTTCTCGATTCCTGCGTTTAGCAAGTGGCATTCCCAGCAATTATCCGAGCTATTTGAAGCGTTAGAGAGAACGGCAGATAATTTTAGCTGTTGAATATCAACTTGCGGACAATGCGATTTTAAAGCTCTATACCAACGTCTAACGGTATGATTTCCTCCAGAGGCATATAAGATTCTGCCCAGAAATAGATAAACAATCCATTCTTGTTCTAGAGGGCTTTTTAGTAATAATTGTCCGCTGAACCTTTCTTGCTTTAAAGTGTTAAAATGATTGACAAAATCATTGCTTGCTATCGGTTCTGTCATCATAAGATAAATTATTGGCTAATGAAAATTTTACGTTCATTGAAAAACTCGAAGTATAAACAAGAGATCGCGCTTCATAAAAAAAATAGTAATAATGTAAAAATAAGTTTTAGAATAGAGGGGCTAAACAGTTGAACTTACTTAATCATGACTTCAACTTTTGTTAACTCAAAACATTACATAGACAAGAAAGACGATTGATAATAAAGCTAATTAAACTCCCGTCATAATGTAGCCTCGATCATGACATTAGCTCAAAGTAGCAAGTAACCGTATGAATACTGAATTTATCGAGCCGAAATAGCATCACGTACGTGTTCTCAATGGCTTTTTCGCTGCATAAAAGGTATTTATCTACTAATAAAAGCTCGCGAAGAGGAGTTTTTTGTAGTTAGCCGATTCAGCTCGTATTAGTCTCGATTAAAGTTGCATTTTGGCGATCGCGTCTCAACCCGCCGCTCAAACATGAAGAGCAGCAACGGAGTTGCGCTCGAACAACTATCCAGCTAGGGTATGAGTAGATCTATCAAGCGCTCGACCTTGTGCTGGCGATCGCATGACAGCAGAAGTTTGAGAAACAGCATGAATGAGGGTTCGGCGCTATTTAGCCGCGCGCGGAAGTCTGGAGCGTCAAATTAAATATTTCCAACCGTGCTATTTACAGCATGTTATTTGCGAGGTCAGAAAGTTTACAAACTTAGCTTTGGTTCCACAAATTCTTTACTAAGTTTTTATATACCATAAAGTATATTTACTGTGTCTTTACACTATATAAGCAATCTGCATACTACTATTGTTACGCAGATGGTTAATTTATACTTGTTTATAAAATTAGCAAAACAGTGACAAAGCAATCGATTGGAAAGACAAGAGGAAACCTGCAAAGTTTTGAGGTGCTTGCATGAAAGCAGTCATACTGGCTGGAGGGCTTGGGACTCGTCTGAGTGAGGAAACCACCGTCAAACCAAAGCCGATGGTGGAGATTGGTGGCAGACCGATCTTGTGGCACATTATGAAAATTTACTCTGCCTCTGGTATTAATGATTTTATTATCTGTTGCGGTTACAAAGGATACTTAATTAAGGAATACTTTGCTAACTATTTTTTGCATATGTCAGACGTGACGTTTGACATGCGTTTCAATCAAATGAACGTTCACTGCGGTTATGCCGAGCCTTGGCGAGTCACTCTAGTAGATACGGGTGATAAAACCATGACTGGTGGAAGACTCAAGCGCGTTAGAGAACATATTGGTAATGAAACTTTCTGCTTCACATACGGCGACGGCGTGAGTAGCGTCAATATCAAAGAGATAGTCAAATTTCACAAAGAGCAAAATACTTTAGCAACTCTAACCGCCAGTCAACCGCCAGGACGCTTTGGTGCAATTCATCTGGAAGGAGATCAGACCAAGATTACTAGCTTTAGAGAAAAACCAGATGGCGATGGAGCATGGGTCAATAGTGGTTTCTTTGTTCTAGAACCAGAAACGATTGATTTGATCGAAGATGATAAAACAATTTGGGAACAAGAACCATTACAAAAACTGGCACAGATGGATGAGCTATCAGCCTACAAGCACCCTGGTTTTTGGCAACCGATGGACACGCTACGAGACAAGCACCTGCTTGAAGAACTTTGGAACAGTGGCAACGCTCCTTGGAAGGTATGGTAGGCAAGTCAAAAGTTAAGTAGGGGTGGGTTGATGTCTTAATTCTGAGATGAACGATCGGCGATCGATCGCTAAACCCGCCTGTATCAGTCTAATATTAATCACTTCAATCGCATGAATAATAATCTCACGTATGATTTCGCGATCGTTGGTGGTGGGATAGTAGGGTTAGCTACAGCCATGACGTTAGGCGATTGCTATCCCGATGCCAAAATTCTAGTTTTAGAAAAAGAAAACGATTGGGCATCTCATCAAACTGGGAATAATAGCGGCGTAATCCACTCGGGTATTTACTACAAACCAGGTAGCTTCAAAGCTAGATTTTGTCGAGAAGGCAGTCGCTCGATGGTAGAGTTCTGTCAGCAGCACGATATTCCTCATGAAGTTTGCGGCAAAGTCATTATTGCCACGACTACCGCACAACTGCCATTACTAGATAATCTTTATGAAAGAGGTTTAGCTAATGGTTTGGGCGTGAGAAAGTTGAGTGCGGCAGAAGTTGCGGAATACGAACCGCACGTTAGCTGTTTGGCAGGAATCCACGTACCTACAACTGGAATCGTTGACTACAAAAGGGTTGCGCAGAAGTATGTGGAAATAATTCAAGCTCAGGGTGGAGAATTAAAGCTCGGTACTAAGGTAGAACGAATCCGACATACGAGCAACACGACAGTGCTAGACACTAACTCTGGTAGCTTTGAGACAAAGTTTACGATCAATTGTGCCGGACTGCAAAGCGATCGCATTGCTAAAAAGAGCGGAGCCGATCCCCAAGCCAAAATCGTACCTTTTCGGGGCGAATATTACGAACTCGTACCAGAAAAACGCTACTTAGTCAAAGGCTTGATTTACCCCGTACCCAATCCTGCTTTCCCCTTCTTGGGCGTACATTTTACCCGCATGATTGATGGCAGCGTTCACGCTGGACCTAATGCAGTCTTGAGTTTCAAGCGCGAAGGCTACCACAAAACAGATTTTGACTTCAAAGATTTGGCAGAAGTGCTAACCTATCCAGCTTTTTGGAAGCTAGCTGCCAAACACGCCGATGAAGGAATTAAGGAAATCGTTCGTTCTTGGAGTAAAGCTGCCTTTGTCAGGAGTCTACAACAATTGATTCCAGAGGTGCGAGAACAAGATGTCGTGCCAACTCACGCGGGAGTGAGAGCGCAAGCACTCAAAGCCGACGGTAGTTTAGTGGATGATTTCTTACTCGTGCCAGGAAAAAATGCTATGCACGTTTGTAATGCTCCTTCCCCAGCTGCTACCTCTTCGCTAGAGATTGGTAAGGCAATTGTTGCCGCAATTTCCCAATCCCCCTTCCAGGCAAACACAGTCAAAGTATAGGAAGAATAATTATCAATGAAAGTATTAGTTACAGGTACAGAAGGATATTTAGGCTGTTTACTACCACCACTATTAATCAAACGGGGACATGAAGTTCTAGGAGTAGACACTGGATTCTACAAAGTTGGCTGGTTGTACAACGGGACTGATACGACTGCTCAAACCTTAAATAAAGATATTCGCCACATCACTACAGAAGATTTGCAGGGTGTAGAGGCGATCGTTCATATGGCAGAATTGTCTAACGATCCTACCGGACAGCTCGCACCCAACATTACTTATGATATTAACCACAAAGGTTCAGTACGGTTAGCGAATTTAGCTAAAGCTGCTGGGATTCGCCGCTTCGTGTACATGTCTTCTTGCAGCGTCTACGGGGTTGCCACCGAGGGTGATGTAACAGAGAGTTCTCCTGTGAATCCGCAAACTGCCTATGCCGAGTGTAAAGCTTTGGTAGAGCGGGATCTAACGGCAATGGCAGATGATAGCTTCTCGCCTACATTCATGAGAAATGCCACAGCTTTTGGTGCTTCGCCACGAATGCGCTTTGATATCGTCCTGAACAACTTATCTGGATTGGCATGGACGACACAGGAAATCAAAATGACGAGTGACGGTACGCCCTGGCGACCTTTAGTCCACGCACTAGATATATGTAAAGCGATTA
This genomic window contains:
- a CDS encoding chemotaxis protein CheW, coding for MISEFTTRGVVAGNPNAEEAAGSKQQFLRLHLPPDTTAILPLSQIAEVLTVPTAQIVPIPHLPAWVMGVYNWRGEILWIVDLGHKIGQAPLYQQGTSRSSYTAVVIHNAQQVAEKQSDRKTGKKVLGLLVNQVEDMEWCNPDNIQSPPASAVTPELVPYLRGYFPKPNGEILVVLDGDSIIAGMPQSKTEVS
- a CDS encoding NAD-dependent epimerase/dehydratase family protein; amino-acid sequence: MKVLVTGTEGYLGCLLPPLLIKRGHEVLGVDTGFYKVGWLYNGTDTTAQTLNKDIRHITTEDLQGVEAIVHMAELSNDPTGQLAPNITYDINHKGSVRLANLAKAAGIRRFVYMSSCSVYGVATEGDVTESSPVNPQTAYAECKALVERDLTAMADDSFSPTFMRNATAFGASPRMRFDIVLNNLSGLAWTTQEIKMTSDGTPWRPLVHALDICKAIICTLEAPRDIIHNQIFNVGDTAHNYQVREIAEIVAEAFPGCQVSFGNSGSDNRSYRVSFEKINSTLPGFKCEWDARRGAKQLFELFSGIQMTADVFTSRGFTRLKQLEYLLQTGQLDKDFFWNQPK
- a CDS encoding response regulator, which encodes MMTEPIASNDFVNHFNTLKQERFSGQLLLKSPLEQEWIVYLFLGRILYASGGNHTVRRWYRALKSHCPQVDIQQLKLSAVLSNASNSSDNCWECHLLNAGIEKQQITREQAGKTIAAIVSEVMFDITQATHVTYQSKTDNIALPQLALLDPGQILSEVQQIWQLWQKAKVADRSPNKAAVINQPEQLQEQVSPAVYQNLTKLLDGQRTLRDLAVVMNRDVKDVICSLLPYIQAGLVELIDIPDLASPVAPAAPATPPPSTPSGKGPLIACVDDSPLVCQSMEQILTASGYRFFAVQDSLRAIAGLLSRKPDLIFLDLVMPNTNGYEICSQLRKVSAFRITPIIILTGNDGIIDRVRAKIVGASDFLSKPVDAETVLSVTSKHLNSNSLVEDL
- the lhgO gene encoding L-2-hydroxyglutarate oxidase; translated protein: MNNNLTYDFAIVGGGIVGLATAMTLGDCYPDAKILVLEKENDWASHQTGNNSGVIHSGIYYKPGSFKARFCREGSRSMVEFCQQHDIPHEVCGKVIIATTTAQLPLLDNLYERGLANGLGVRKLSAAEVAEYEPHVSCLAGIHVPTTGIVDYKRVAQKYVEIIQAQGGELKLGTKVERIRHTSNTTVLDTNSGSFETKFTINCAGLQSDRIAKKSGADPQAKIVPFRGEYYELVPEKRYLVKGLIYPVPNPAFPFLGVHFTRMIDGSVHAGPNAVLSFKREGYHKTDFDFKDLAEVLTYPAFWKLAAKHADEGIKEIVRSWSKAAFVRSLQQLIPEVREQDVVPTHAGVRAQALKADGSLVDDFLLVPGKNAMHVCNAPSPAATSSLEIGKAIVAAISQSPFQANTVKV
- a CDS encoding response regulator transcription factor codes for the protein MSTVLVVDDSMTEMQVITSCLQRGGLSVQTATSSEDALVKISSQKPDVIILDVVLPGRSGFELCRDLKSEAGTSMIPVVMCSTKGSEMDKFWGMKQGADAYITKPIDQEKLLQTVKQLLK
- the rfbF gene encoding glucose-1-phosphate cytidylyltransferase, with translation MKAVILAGGLGTRLSEETTVKPKPMVEIGGRPILWHIMKIYSASGINDFIICCGYKGYLIKEYFANYFLHMSDVTFDMRFNQMNVHCGYAEPWRVTLVDTGDKTMTGGRLKRVREHIGNETFCFTYGDGVSSVNIKEIVKFHKEQNTLATLTASQPPGRFGAIHLEGDQTKITSFREKPDGDGAWVNSGFFVLEPETIDLIEDDKTIWEQEPLQKLAQMDELSAYKHPGFWQPMDTLRDKHLLEELWNSGNAPWKVW